A single Struthio camelus isolate bStrCam1 chromosome 8, bStrCam1.hap1, whole genome shotgun sequence DNA region contains:
- the TMEM61 gene encoding transmembrane protein 61 — translation MATSSFRYGVTITGAVLLVTGTLCFAWWSDGEIGPVADSGAQLVPPREAEAVPSSSSNALLRSVSFFCCGIGGILLLFGLLWSVKANARVVSRRYQYHFPRDLQYFTAEPLEKWNCSGWDASAIPTYEEALSCWPAHGALAYAQPPGRKEEVTPPLYDELEEEEKEEEEDEGWRGGRRRSSSDSALFRPRPPWPASERPGEPRGTPPPSYEDISARGL, via the exons ATGGCGACTTCGTCTTTCCGCTATGGAGTGACCATCACCGGGGCCGTGCTGCTGGTGACGGGGACGCTGTGCTTTGCCTGGTGGAGTGATGGGGAGATAGGCCCCGTGGCCGACAGCGGGGCTCAGCTCGTGCCTCCCCGGGAAGCCGAGGCggtccccagctcctcctccaacGCGCTGCTCCGCTCCGTCAGCTTCTTCTGCTGCGGCATCGGcggcatcctcctcctcttcgggCTGCTGTGGTCCGTGAAAGCCAACGCCAGGGTGGTGTCCCGACGCTACCAGTACCACTTCCCCAGGGACCTGCAGTACTTCACCGCGGAGCCCCTTGAGAAATGGAACTGCAG CGGCTGGGACGCCAGCGCCATCCCCACCTACGAGGAAGCCCTGAGCTGCTGGCCGGCTCACGGCGCCCTGGCCTACGCGCAGCCgccggggaggaaggaggaggtcaCGCCGCCCCTGTACGACGAGctcgaggaggaggagaaggaggaggaggaggacgaaggctggcggggcgggcgccggcgcagCTCCTCCGACAGCGCCTTGTTCCGCCCCAGGCCGCCCTGGCCGGCGAGCGAGCGGCCCGGCGAGCCGCGCGGCACGCCGCCCCCCAGCTACGAGGACATCAGCGCCCGCGGCCTCTGA
- the BSND gene encoding barttin yields the protein MAEEKTFRYGFIVLGFFLVMVGMFIMSVDKPQIYITFCTLGILLVAVGITWSMCQCYPKITFVPADSETEKFLAPRPAAPPQGQKPGPPGPPPPLAALLEELDAPSPVGSAPGSPASRLAPGRDDDLYYGLEEGADPPLADGELLSEAED from the exons ATGGCCGAGGAGAAGACCTTTCGCTACGGCTTCATCGTGCTGGGTTTCTTCCTGGTGATGGTGGGGATGTTCATCATGAGCGTGGACAAGCCCCAGATTTACATCACCTTCTGCACCTTGGGGATCCTGCTCGTGGCCGTGGGCATCACCTGGAGCATGTGCCAGTGCTACCCGAAG ATCACGTTCGTCCCCGCCGACTCGGAGACCGAGAAGTTCCTGGCTCCCCGGCCGGCTGCGCCGCCGCAGGGCCAAAAGCCGGGCCCGCCGGG cccgccgccgccgctcgccgccctcCTGGAGGAGCTGGACGCGCCGTCGCCGGTCGGCtcagcccccggcagccccgcgtcCCGCCTCGCCCCCGGCCGGGACGACGACCTCTACTACGGCTTGGAGGAGGGCGCGGACCCGCCGCTGGCCGACGGCGAGCTCCTTTCCGAGGCCGAGGACTGA
- the LOC138068032 gene encoding basic proline-rich protein-like: MQPSGGQHGPAGAPAPAPARSSPWQPAGRCRAPSGRPPPPSPPPPRRRGSAPAPAPPPAPPPPPPPPPPAPPPAPAPAPRGPWPRRPDRPDGAGPSEQPPPRSRLRPRREQPGEPSRLRPRSRLGPRSPEPPWTAEPPRTAESGASLDRGAASGRGESSRENRAASGRGAASDRGVRSRLGPRSPQPPWTAEPPRTAESGASLDRGAASDRGVRSRLGPRSPEPPRTAESGAASDRGVRSRLGPRSPEPPRTAEPPRTAESGASLDRAAASGRGESSRENRAASDRGAASDRGVWSRLGPRSPEPPRTAEPPRTAEPPRTAEPARTAEPPWTAEPPWTAEPPRTAESGAASDRGAASDRGVRSLLGPRSRLRPRREQPGEPSRLGPRSRLGPRSLEPPWTAESGASLDRAAALDRGAASDRGVRSLLGPRSRLGPRSRLGPRSPQPPRTAEPPWTAQPPPAAERAAGRTEPPPAAEPPWTAESGASLDRGAALDRGAASDRGVRSRLGPRSPEPPRTAEPARTAEPPWTAEPPRTAESGAPRTAQPPPSSARSAARVGAQAAAHGRLPPPLPARPPVPGAITPPPPPSDHRAG, from the coding sequence ATGCAACCGTCCGGGGGTcagcacggccctgccggagccccggccccggccccggcccgctcctcACCTTGGCAGCCCGCTGGAAGGTGCCGggccccgtcggggcggccgccgccgccgtcaccgccACCGCCTCGTCGGCGCGGCTCAGCGCCTGCACCAGCTCCGCCGCcagctcccccgccgccgccgcccccgccgccgccagcaccgccgccagcgccagcgccggcGCCCAGGGGCCCATGGCCCCGCCGCCCCGACCGGCCCGACGGCGCGGGGCCCAgcgagcagccgccgccgcgcagccgccTCCGGCCGCGGAGAGAGCAGCCGGGAGAGCCGAGCCGCctccggccgcggagccgcctcggACCGCGGAGTCCGGAGCCTCCTTGGACCGCGGAGCCGCCTCGGACCGCGGAGTCCGGAGCCTCCTTGGACCGCGGAGCCGCCTCCGGCCGCGGAGAGAGCAGCCGGGAGAACCGAGCCGCctccggccgcggagccgcctcggACCGCGGAGTCCGGAGCCGCCTCGGACCGCGGAGTCCGCAGCCTCCTTGGACCGCGGAGCCGCCTCGGACCGCGGAGTCCGGAGCCTCCTTGGACCGCGGAGCCGCCTCGGACCGCGGAGTCCGGAGCCGCCTCGGACCGCGGAGTCCGGAGCCGCCTCGGACCGCGGAGTCCGGAGCCGCCTCGGACCGCGGAGTCCGGAGCCGCCTCGGACCGCGGAGTCCGGAGCCGCCTCGGACCGCGGAGCCGCCTCGGACCGCGGAGTCCGGAGCCTCCTTGGACCGCGCAGCCGCCTCCGGCCGCGGAGAGAGCAGCCGGGAGAACCGAGCCGCCTCGGACCGCGGAGCCGCCTCGGACCGCGGAGTCTGGAGCCGCCTTGGACCGCGGAGTCCGGAGCCGCCTCGGACCGCGGAGCCGCCTCGGACCGCGGAGCCGCCTCGGACCGCGGAGCCCGCCCGGACCGCGGAGCCGCCCTGGACCGCGGAGCCGCCCTGGACCGCGGAGCCGCCTCGGACCGCGGAGTCCGGAGCCGCCTCGGACCGCGGAGCCGCCTCGGACCGCGGAGTCCGGAGCCTCCTTGGACCGCGCAGCCGCCTCCGGCCGCGGAGAGAGCAGCCGGGAGAACCGAGCCGCCTCGGACCGCGGAGCCGCCTCGGACCGCGGAGTCTGGAGCCGCCTTGGACCGCGGAGTCCGGAGCCTCCTTGGACCGCGCAGCCGCCTTGGACCGCGGAGCCGCCTCGGACCGCGGAGTCCGGAGCCTCCTTGGACCGCGCAGCCGCCTTGGACCGCGGAGCCGCCTCGGACCGCGGAGTCCGCAGCCGCCTCGGACCGCGGAGCCTCCTTGGACCGCGCAGCCGCCTCCGGCCGCGGAGAGAGCAGCCGGGAGAACCGAGCCGCctccggccgcggagccgccttGGACCGCGGAGTCTGGAGCCTCCTTGGACCGCGGAGCCGCCTTGGACCGCGGAGCCGCCTCGGACCGCGGAGTCCGGAGCCGCCTTGGACCGCGGAGTCCGGAGCCACCTCGGACCGCGGAGCCCGCCCGGACCGCGGAGCCGCCCTGGACCGCGGAGCCGCCTCGGACCGCGGAGTCCGGAGCCCCTCGGACCGCGCAGCCCCCTCCGAGCTcggcgcgcagcgcagcgcgagTGGGCGCGCAGGCTGCCGCGCACgggcgcctccccccgccgctgcccgcccgccccccggtGCCCGGCGCGATcacgccaccgccgccgccatcgGACCACCGGGCCGGTTAA
- the PCSK9 gene encoding proprotein convertase subtilisin/kexin type 9: MSSDVLDMALKLPHVEYVEEDSYVFAQSIPWNLDRIVPAPSRAGAYSPPNKGDLVEIYLLDTSVQSNHREIEGRVFVTDFESVPEEDGTRFHRQASKCDSHGTHMAGVVSGRDAGVANGASVRSLRVLNCQGKGTVSGTLIGLEFIAATLEAQPYAPLVVLLPFAGAYSRVLNAGCRRLAEMGVVLIAAAGNYKDDACLYSPASEPEVITVGATNSRDQPVSIGSLGTNFGRCVDVFAPGDDIIGASSDCSTCFTSQSGTSQAAAHVAGIAAVTLSAAPRLSLAELRQRLLHFAAKDVINAAWFPEEQRLLTPGGVARLPPALPPEQRLYCRTVWSARSGVTRRATAAARCAGAEEMFSCSSFSPSGRRLGEHLEEKDGGKECVAHNAFRGRGVYAVARCCTRPAAGCRINASAGAAEGAGCSARDHVLTGCSFRSAAAALGDGGRPLLGPGSEPHRCAGGTAAAAAHASCCPAASLECRVKEQAPPGSAEKATVSCDEGWTLTGCNAYSPGGAALGAYAVDDTCVAAGGAGGKAPAAVAICCRSRR, translated from the exons ATGAGCAGCGACGTGCTGGACATG GCGCTGAAGCTGCCGCACGTGGAGTACGTCGAGGAGGACTCGTACGTGTTTGCCCAGAGCATCCCCTGGAACCTGGACAGGATCGTGCCGGCGCCGTCCAGGGCGGGCGCCTACAGCCCTCCCA ATAAAGGGGATCTGGTGGAGATCTACCTGCTGGACACCAGCGTGCAGAGCAACCATCGGGAGATCGAGGGCAGGGTGTTTGTGACCGACTTTGAGAGCGTCCCCGAGGAAGACGGCACCCGTTTCCACAGGCAG GCCAGCAAGTGCGACAGCCACGGCACCCACATGGCCGGGGTGGTGAGCGGGCGCGACGCCGGCGTGGCCAACGGGGCCAGCGTCCGCAGCCTCCGGGTGCTCAACTGCCAGGGCAAGGGCACCGTCAGCGGGACCCTCATCG GCCTGGAGTTCATCGCAGCGACGCTGGAGGCCCAGCCCTACGCGCCGCTGGTCGTGCTGCTGCCCTTCGCCGGCGCCTACAGCCGCGTGCTCAACGCCGGCTGTCGGCGGCTGGCAGAGATGGGGGTGGTGCTCATCGCGGCCGCCGGTAACTACAAGGACGACGCCTGTCTGTACTCGCCGGCCTCGGAGCCGGAG GTTATCACGGTCGGCGCGACCAACAGCCGGGACCAGCCCGTCTCCATCGGCTCGCTGGGCACCAACTTCGGGCGCTGCGTGGACGTCTTCGCCCCGGGGGACGACATCATCGGCGCCTCCAGCGACTGCAGCACCTGCTTCACCTCGCAGAGCGGGACGTCGCAGGCGGCCGCGCACGTGGCAG GCATCGCCGCCGTGACGctcagcgccgcgccgcggctgAGCCTGGCCGAGCTGCGGCAGCGCCTGCTGCACTTCGCCGCCAAGGACGTCATCAACGCCGCCTGGTTCCCCGAGGAGCAGCGGCTCCTCACGCCCGGCGGCGTGgcgcggctgcccccggccctgcccccag AGCAGCGGCTGTACTGCCGCACGGTGTGGTCGGCCCGCTCGGGCGTCACCCGCCGCGCCACGGCCGCGGCCCGCTGCGCCGGCGCCGAGGAGATGTTCAGCTGCTCCAGTTTCTCCCCGAGCGGCCGGCGGCTGGGGGAGCACCTGGAG GAAAAAGACGGCGGGAAGGAGTGCGTGGCCCACAACGCTTTCCGCGGCCGCGGCGTCTACGCCGTAGCCAGGTGCTGCacgcggccggcggccggctgCCGGATCAAcgccagcgccggggccgccgaggGGGCCGGCTGCTCCGCGCGGGACCACGTGCTCACCG GGTGCAGCTTCCGttcggccgccgcggcgctgggcgACGGCGGCCGGCCCCTCCTGGGGCCGGGGAGCGAGCCCCACCGCTGCGCCGGGgggacggccgccgccgccgcgcacgccTCGTGCTGCCCCGCCGCCAGCCTCGAGTGCCGGGTGAAGGAGCaggcgccgccgggctcggcggagAAG GCGACGGTGTCCTGCGACGAGGGCTGGACGCTGACGGGCTGCAACGCCTActcgccgggcggcgcggcgctgggggCCTACGCCGTCGACGACACCTGCGTGGcagccggcggcgccggcggcaaAGCGCCGGCGGCCGTCGCCATCTGCTGCAGGAGCCGGCGCTGA